DNA from Algisphaera agarilytica:
GGCCACGTCGGGGATGTTTCGTGGCCACAGACTTTGTTGTTCAGCGTTTAGTTCTGGAACGAGACTTTAGCGATGCCGCGTGATATCCCCGTTGGAAATGGCCAGATGCTGGTGACGTTCGACCAGCACTACCGCGTTCGGGACCTGTATTTCCCGCACGTGGGGCAGGAGAACCACGCCGGGGGGCCGTGCCGGTTCGGGGTGTGGGCCAAGCTGCCGGGGGACAACGGCGACGAACGCCGCAAGGAACGCGTCTACTGGTCCGACGACGGCTGGGACACGAGCCTGAAGTACGAATACGACACCCTCGCCACGGACGTGACGATGCGCCACGACGCGATCCAGGTTGAGCTGCGCTGCAGCGACGTGGTGGATTTCAACCGCCCGGTGATGGTCCGCCGGATCGAGGTGGTCAACCTCACCGAGCAGGAGCGCGAGGTCCGGCTGTTCCACCACCACGACTTCCACATGTTCGGCAACAAGGTCGGCGACACCGCCTACTACGACCCGCAGCTCCGCAGCGTCATCCACTACCGCAAGAACCGCTACCTCATGTCCTGCTTCTACCTCGACGGCGAGCAGCAGACCGACGAATACGCCTGCGGCACCGCAGGCTTCGGCGGGGCGGAGGGCACGTGGCGCGACGCGGAAGACGGCAAACTCGGCAACAACCCGGTCGCCCAGGGCGCGGTCGACTCGACGATCTGCGTCCGCGCGACCCTTCCGCCGGGCGGCATGCGGGTGGTGTACCTGGTGATCGGCGCGGGCTTCAGCTACGACGACATGGACACGATCCACAAGTTCCTGCACCGCGAGGGGCCGCAGGGCTCGATCGACCGGACCAAGGCCTACTGGAAGCTCTGGCTCGCCGCGTCACGCACCGAGGTCACCCCGCAGGACGAAGGCGAACCGCTTGAGGGGGCGGGCCTGTCGTCGAAGGTGCTGGACCTGTTCAAGCGCTCGCTGCTATTGGTACGCACTCAGATCGACAACGACGGGGCGATCATCGCGGCGAACGACTCGGACATCATGCAGTTCAGCCGGGATACGTACAGCTACCTCTGGCCGCGCGACGGCGCGTTCGTGGCGGATGCGATGGACGCGGCGGGTTTCCCGGATGTGTCTCGCCAGTTCTACCGGTTTTGCCGCGATGTGCTTTCGCACCGGGGCATGTTCCTGCACAAGTACAACCCCGACGGGTCGCCCGCGTCGTCGTGGCACCCGTGGGTGGATGCGAAGGGACGGCCGCAGCTGCCGATCCAGGAAGACGAGACGGCGCTGGTGGTGTGGGCGCTGTGGCGCCACTTTGTCCGTTACCGCGACATCGAGTTCACCCGCCCGATGTGGGTCGACCTCGTACGGCCCGCGGCCGACTTCATGGTCCAGTTCCGCGACCCGGATTCGAAGCTGCCCCTGCCCAGCTACGACCTGTGGGAAGAGCGTTACGGCGTCCACGCGTTCACCGTCGCTACCGTCTACGGCGGGCTCAAGAGTGCGTGGCAGTTCGCGGTCTGCTTCGGCGACACCGTCCGGGCCAAGCGGTACGCCCAGGCCGCGGAAGAGGTGCGTGAGGCGTTCTGCAAATACATGTGGAGCGACGAGCACGGCCGTTTCCTGCGGCGGATCATGCCCGCCGATCAAGACCGCACCGCGCGGCTCATGGGCGATGTGTTTGCGGGCCGGGTCCCGCAGTCGCAGTTTCAGCCGGGCTTTTCCGAAGCGCTTGACGATGTGGGGCTTGGCGAAGATACGGAACAAGAATCCACGCCCGCAGTCGAATACGAGCAAGACGACAACATCGATGCGTCGATGTTCGCGATCTTTGCGCTGGGCCTGCTGCCGACCGACGACGAGCGGGTCGTAGCAACGATGGAGAAAATCGAAGCACGACTCACGGTCAAGACCGAGGTCGGCGGCGTCGCCCGCTACGAGGA
Protein-coding regions in this window:
- a CDS encoding glycoside hydrolase family 15 protein translates to MPRDIPVGNGQMLVTFDQHYRVRDLYFPHVGQENHAGGPCRFGVWAKLPGDNGDERRKERVYWSDDGWDTSLKYEYDTLATDVTMRHDAIQVELRCSDVVDFNRPVMVRRIEVVNLTEQEREVRLFHHHDFHMFGNKVGDTAYYDPQLRSVIHYRKNRYLMSCFYLDGEQQTDEYACGTAGFGGAEGTWRDAEDGKLGNNPVAQGAVDSTICVRATLPPGGMRVVYLVIGAGFSYDDMDTIHKFLHREGPQGSIDRTKAYWKLWLAASRTEVTPQDEGEPLEGAGLSSKVLDLFKRSLLLVRTQIDNDGAIIAANDSDIMQFSRDTYSYLWPRDGAFVADAMDAAGFPDVSRQFYRFCRDVLSHRGMFLHKYNPDGSPASSWHPWVDAKGRPQLPIQEDETALVVWALWRHFVRYRDIEFTRPMWVDLVRPAADFMVQFRDPDSKLPLPSYDLWEERYGVHAFTVATVYGGLKSAWQFAVCFGDTVRAKRYAQAAEEVREAFCKYMWSDEHGRFLRRIMPADQDRTARLMGDVFAGRVPQSQFQPGFSEALDDVGLGEDTEQESTPAVEYEQDDNIDASMFAIFALGLLPTDDERVVATMEKIEARLTVKTEVGGVARYEDDYYHQVTDDVENVPGNPWFICTLWMADYLIAKAKTVEELEPAKRYLEWVADRSLPSGVLAEQVHPQTNAPLSVSPLTWSHATVVATVVQYLAKLESLSPGGSADDSLARSVRGAGLAGADRTPTTVLEPVPEI